In Priestia megaterium NBRC 15308 = ATCC 14581, the following proteins share a genomic window:
- a CDS encoding DUF2515 family protein → MTSTNTNPLIRLEDVLRLQQMMQLKPPATLPLSFIGEDVKLIKEIRKKVKKANQNNVTRTQAYLDYYQKHPEIHWAFLAHLVSRNGGYYMTDLSTTLIKSLLSPEKQHAYFLFLEHSNSAIFHDAYAQLLLYEKSKEQNSNLFHLLPAFHISSFMKAVWDDFWQHRNKTLLSMALIVNEQYHIEKNVLFKKEFQRDVLHSWQFHTQNFLGMTQIVFPYYSGNNIDLCGTKVYHFESVLKRIEVGKTLYVLLFYSNLHDSIYTFSLKHPHTGSRSDYNSDIFTKNRTDSKKLYSPTLTMSWGDRVHLFLRKDEWFEDEITFSLLESIPASSVKKIPLQHHIKVQSAIKAANPFS, encoded by the coding sequence ATGACTTCTACTAACACAAATCCCCTCATTAGATTGGAGGATGTTCTTCGCCTGCAGCAGATGATGCAGCTCAAACCTCCTGCTACCCTCCCGCTGTCTTTTATCGGAGAAGACGTAAAATTGATTAAAGAGATTCGAAAAAAAGTAAAAAAAGCTAATCAAAACAATGTTACACGTACCCAAGCTTATTTAGACTATTATCAAAAACACCCCGAAATTCACTGGGCTTTTTTAGCACACTTGGTTTCGCGGAACGGCGGCTATTACATGACAGATCTCTCCACTACCTTAATAAAATCCCTGCTTTCTCCAGAAAAACAGCACGCGTACTTCTTGTTTTTAGAACATTCCAATTCCGCCATTTTTCATGATGCTTACGCTCAGCTGTTACTCTATGAAAAAAGCAAAGAGCAAAACAGCAATCTGTTTCATTTACTCCCCGCTTTTCACATATCTTCTTTTATGAAAGCTGTTTGGGATGACTTTTGGCAGCATAGAAACAAAACGCTCTTATCAATGGCTCTGATTGTGAACGAACAGTATCATATTGAAAAAAATGTTCTCTTTAAAAAAGAGTTTCAGCGGGATGTTCTTCACTCTTGGCAGTTTCATACTCAAAACTTTCTCGGTATGACTCAAATCGTCTTTCCCTATTATTCAGGTAATAACATTGATTTATGTGGAACAAAAGTGTATCATTTCGAGTCTGTCTTAAAACGGATTGAAGTGGGAAAAACTTTATACGTTCTTCTTTTTTATTCAAACTTGCATGATTCTATCTATACATTTAGCCTTAAACACCCCCACACAGGGTCTCGAAGCGATTATAATTCGGATATATTTACAAAGAATCGAACTGATTCCAAAAAGCTGTATAGCCCGACTTTAACTATGAGCTGGGGAGACCGCGTACACCTTTTTTTAAGAAAAGATGAGTGGTTTGAAGACGAAATCACATTTTCTCTCCTTGAGTCTATTCCCGCTTCTTCCGTTAAAAAAATTCCCCTTCAGCATCATATAAAAGTGCAATCCGCTATTAAAGCTGCTAACCCTTTTTCATAG
- a CDS encoding serine/threonine protein kinase, whose product MMKNRMFKYFYRWLVDRPFKKGKVICGRYEIIDVLGMGSYGITYVANDIVQQKKVVVKQLRKTKQRTSQGLKSYHYEAKLLSQLNHPQIPSLYEAIETDEGCFLVMELIQGKTFEDLIFEEKCVYTEEQALNILLNILDVVSAIHEQGIVHRDLRIPNIIDVNGTIYVIDFGLARFLGDHEETSTLIEEQQFMRQTSAASDIYALGHFLLFLLYSGYEPTEQQERSWEQELHLSAPIKTIIQKMLRTDESYESIKSLQKDIYDYINSKNSGRGKYGAI is encoded by the coding sequence ATGATGAAAAATCGAATGTTCAAATATTTTTATCGCTGGCTAGTTGACCGCCCTTTTAAAAAAGGAAAAGTCATTTGCGGGCGCTATGAAATCATAGATGTACTGGGAATGGGAAGCTATGGTATAACATATGTTGCTAACGACATTGTGCAACAAAAAAAGGTAGTCGTAAAACAGCTCCGTAAAACGAAGCAGCGCACGTCCCAGGGGCTGAAGTCTTATCATTATGAAGCAAAATTGCTGTCTCAATTAAACCACCCTCAAATTCCTTCACTGTATGAAGCTATCGAAACAGATGAAGGCTGTTTCTTAGTGATGGAGTTGATTCAAGGGAAAACGTTTGAAGATTTAATTTTTGAAGAGAAGTGCGTATATACGGAAGAACAAGCGCTTAACATTTTACTTAATATTCTAGACGTAGTTTCTGCTATTCATGAGCAAGGAATCGTTCACCGTGATCTTCGTATTCCAAATATTATTGATGTTAACGGAACCATCTATGTTATTGACTTTGGTCTTGCTAGATTTTTAGGAGACCATGAAGAAACAAGCACCCTTATAGAAGAACAGCAGTTTATGAGACAAACATCTGCTGCAAGCGATATCTATGCACTTGGTCATTTTCTTTTATTTTTATTATACTCTGGTTATGAGCCGACGGAACAACAAGAAAGAAGCTGGGAACAAGAGTTACATTTGTCGGCGCCTATTAAGACAATCATTCAAAAAATGCTGAGAACAGATGAATCGTATGAAAGCATTAAAAGTTTACAAAAAGATATTTATGACTATATAAATAGTAAGAACTCAGGGAGGGGAAAGTATGGCGCTATTTAA
- a CDS encoding SulP family inorganic anion transporter, with the protein MVASIKQQWFSNVRADILSGMTVALALIPEALAFSIIAGVDPMVGLYASFCMAIVIAFTGGRPAMISAATGAMSLLMINLVKDHGIEYLFAATVLTGIIQILLGVLKVGRFLSFLPQTVMIGFVNALGILIFTAQLPHFQGANWMMYAMVAGTLLIVYLFPLMTKAIPSPLVAIVLMTIVAIVFHLDLKTVGDMGNITRSLPVLHFPKVDLSVEMLLIILPYSLPLAIVGLLESMLTATVLDEITDTPSNKNKEARGQGIANIVTGFFGGMAGCAMIGQSMINVKSGGRGRLSTLVAGVFLLFLIMVLGDVVKQIPMAALVGVMFMVAAGTFDWQSLKDLTKYPLSDAIVMVVTVVIVLFTHNLALGVMVGIVLSTIAFGWKMAKIKTTSQTEGNMKQYRVSGQLFFATISFFMDEFQYETDPDTIIIDFSSSHIWDQSAVIGISKIIDKYERLNKKVIVKGLNEDSKKIVRQIGITSLSNK; encoded by the coding sequence ATGGTGGCAAGTATTAAACAGCAGTGGTTTTCAAACGTTCGAGCAGATATTTTGTCTGGGATGACAGTTGCTCTTGCGCTTATTCCAGAAGCCCTTGCTTTTTCCATTATCGCCGGTGTCGATCCCATGGTTGGCCTGTATGCATCTTTTTGTATGGCAATTGTGATTGCTTTTACAGGCGGAAGACCAGCTATGATTTCAGCTGCAACAGGAGCAATGTCTTTATTGATGATTAACTTAGTCAAAGATCACGGCATTGAGTATTTATTTGCAGCTACTGTTTTAACCGGAATTATTCAAATTTTACTTGGTGTTTTGAAAGTAGGAAGGTTTTTATCATTTCTTCCTCAAACAGTTATGATTGGATTTGTAAATGCGCTAGGTATTTTAATTTTTACAGCACAGCTTCCGCATTTTCAAGGAGCAAACTGGATGATGTACGCAATGGTAGCCGGAACGCTGCTCATCGTCTATTTGTTTCCGCTCATGACCAAAGCAATACCATCTCCGCTTGTTGCCATTGTCTTGATGACGATTGTAGCAATTGTCTTTCATTTAGATTTAAAAACGGTAGGAGATATGGGGAATATTACGCGTTCGCTGCCGGTTCTTCACTTTCCAAAGGTTGATTTATCAGTGGAGATGCTGCTTATCATTTTACCTTATTCGCTTCCTCTCGCGATTGTAGGCCTACTTGAATCTATGCTAACGGCAACGGTACTGGACGAAATTACAGATACGCCTTCGAATAAAAATAAAGAAGCACGCGGTCAAGGCATTGCTAATATTGTAACAGGCTTCTTTGGAGGAATGGCTGGCTGTGCCATGATTGGACAATCTATGATTAATGTAAAATCAGGGGGACGTGGAAGGTTATCTACCTTAGTCGCCGGAGTCTTTTTATTGTTCTTAATTATGGTGCTTGGCGATGTTGTTAAACAAATTCCAATGGCTGCTCTTGTAGGCGTTATGTTTATGGTAGCTGCTGGTACATTTGATTGGCAGTCCCTTAAAGACTTAACGAAATATCCGCTATCGGATGCTATTGTAATGGTTGTTACGGTGGTTATCGTATTGTTTACACATAACTTAGCATTAGGAGTAATGGTAGGTATTGTTTTAAGCACCATTGCATTTGGCTGGAAGATGGCTAAAATCAAAACAACTTCACAAACAGAAGGCAATATGAAGCAATACAGGGTTTCAGGGCAATTATTTTTTGCCACGATCAGCTTCTTCATGGATGAATTTCAGTATGAAACAGACCCGGATACCATCATTATTGATTTTAGTTCTTCTCATATATGGGATCAATCGGCCGTGATCGGCATCTCAAAAATTATCGATAAGTACGAGCGATTGAATAAAAAGGTTATTGTAAAAGGACTAAATGAAGACAGTAAAAAAATCGTAAGGCAAATTGGCATAACGTCGCTGTCGAACAAATAA
- a CDS encoding phosphatase PAP2 family protein: MVNRTTKYSLFIVSLLAFFLLILFTFNTPWVKQLDFNVLHTIEGWRTDTLTPIIIFITTVGSWYVTAPIWFAIIVLLLYKRKGLLVLYITLVFWGVRALNWGLKEIFARPRPDWSQVVPASHYSFPSGHAMNSMAFYSGILLLIWMYTRSRAVKTAAACVIAIVILLIGFSRLYLGVHFLTDILAGYCLGLAWSLGVYLLSKRLYNQK; the protein is encoded by the coding sequence ATGGTAAATCGCACTACAAAATATTCTCTATTTATTGTATCGCTTTTAGCTTTCTTTTTACTGATTTTATTTACATTTAATACACCTTGGGTGAAACAGCTTGACTTTAATGTGCTTCATACCATTGAAGGATGGAGGACGGACACGTTAACCCCCATCATCATATTTATAACAACCGTAGGATCTTGGTATGTTACTGCGCCAATATGGTTTGCAATTATAGTACTTCTTCTTTATAAACGAAAAGGGTTGCTCGTTTTATATATCACGCTCGTCTTTTGGGGAGTTCGCGCTTTAAATTGGGGATTGAAGGAGATTTTTGCAAGACCAAGACCTGATTGGAGTCAAGTCGTTCCCGCCTCTCACTATAGTTTTCCGAGCGGACATGCCATGAACTCAATGGCGTTTTACAGCGGAATACTTTTGTTGATATGGATGTATACAAGAAGCAGGGCTGTCAAAACGGCAGCTGCATGCGTAATTGCTATTGTTATTTTATTAATTGGATTTAGCCGTTTGTATTTAGGCGTACACTTTTTAACGGATATACTAGCAGGATATTGTTTAGGACTTGCTTGGTCCTTAGGGGTCTACCTCCTTTCTAAACGCCTATATAACCAAAAATAG
- a CDS encoding YozE family protein — MKSFYHYIMKFRSNKKHDRMGEFARSAYDDHSFPKSSTDYDELSSYLELNGHYLSSMTVFDEAWELYQNNA, encoded by the coding sequence ATGAAATCCTTTTATCACTATATAATGAAATTCCGATCAAATAAAAAACATGATCGAATGGGAGAGTTTGCGCGAAGTGCTTATGATGATCACAGCTTCCCGAAATCTTCAACAGATTATGACGAACTGAGTTCTTATTTAGAGCTCAACGGACATTATTTATCAAGTATGACCGTATTTGATGAAGCATGGGAGCTTTATCAAAATAATGCGTGA
- a CDS encoding FtsW/RodA/SpoVE family cell cycle protein → MGENQRNVSRFDWNLAFLIFLLFCVSVVAIHSAEKIGQYDKNFVAQQVVFYIIGMVIIGFVMRFDSDQLQKLTWVFYGFGNFLLLLLLVAPSSIAREINGAKSWFTLPGFSLQPSEFMKVFLIITLSTVIVKHNEKYRIRTVREDFLLLGKLGAVLALPLLLIMQQPDLGTALVFLAITVGLVFVSGVSWKIIAPAFLGITAVGSVILGLVVYAPSLLEKYLGVKQYQFGRIYSWLDPESYSSGEGYHLKKSLDAIGSGMVNGKGIGNGVVYLPEGQTDFIFAVIGEEFGFIGASIVISLFFVLVYYLIKLGLETKNEFNSYLCVGVISMLTFHVFQNIGMTIQVLPITGIPLPFISYGGSSLMGNMFAMGLMFGISWHHKRYMFGND, encoded by the coding sequence ATGGGTGAAAATCAAAGAAATGTTAGTAGATTTGACTGGAACTTGGCTTTCCTAATCTTCCTATTGTTTTGCGTAAGCGTTGTGGCAATCCATAGTGCTGAAAAAATTGGGCAGTATGATAAGAACTTCGTAGCGCAACAAGTTGTTTTTTATATTATTGGAATGGTGATTATAGGATTTGTCATGCGTTTTGACTCCGATCAGCTTCAAAAGCTAACGTGGGTTTTTTATGGATTTGGGAACTTTTTATTGCTTCTTTTACTAGTGGCTCCGTCAAGCATTGCCAGAGAAATTAACGGGGCAAAAAGTTGGTTCACACTTCCCGGCTTCTCGTTGCAGCCATCAGAGTTTATGAAAGTGTTTTTGATTATCACGCTGAGTACGGTCATTGTTAAACACAATGAAAAATATCGTATCCGAACAGTAAGAGAAGACTTTTTACTGCTTGGTAAACTAGGCGCTGTACTTGCTTTACCTTTATTGTTAATCATGCAGCAGCCTGACTTAGGTACCGCTCTTGTGTTCTTAGCAATCACGGTTGGACTTGTATTTGTTTCAGGCGTAAGCTGGAAAATCATCGCGCCTGCATTTTTAGGTATTACAGCGGTTGGTTCTGTCATTTTGGGACTTGTTGTTTATGCACCTAGCCTATTAGAAAAGTATCTAGGGGTTAAGCAATACCAATTTGGACGTATTTATTCTTGGCTTGATCCTGAGTCATATAGTTCGGGAGAGGGCTATCATTTAAAGAAATCGTTAGATGCAATTGGATCAGGAATGGTAAACGGTAAAGGAATCGGAAATGGAGTTGTCTATTTGCCAGAGGGGCAGACCGACTTTATTTTTGCGGTTATTGGAGAAGAGTTTGGCTTTATCGGCGCCAGCATTGTTATTAGTCTTTTCTTCGTACTCGTTTATTACTTGATCAAGCTAGGCCTTGAAACAAAAAATGAATTCAATTCTTACTTATGTGTAGGCGTTATTTCAATGCTTACGTTCCACGTATTTCAAAATATCGGTATGACCATTCAAGTCTTGCCTATTACCGGAATTCCACTTCCTTTTATTTCATATGGAGGTAGTTCACTGATGGGGAACATGTTTGCAATGGGTCTGATGTTTGGAATCTCATGGCATCACAAACGCTATATGTTTGGAAATGATTAA
- a CDS encoding YozD family protein produces MKEIEVVIDTEEIAEFFYNELVKRGYVPAEEELGELADITFDYLIDKCIIDEQDEE; encoded by the coding sequence GTGAAAGAAATCGAAGTGGTCATTGATACGGAAGAAATTGCGGAGTTCTTTTACAATGAACTAGTCAAGCGAGGCTATGTTCCCGCTGAAGAAGAGCTAGGCGAATTAGCGGATATAACTTTTGATTATCTCATTGATAAATGTATTATTGATGAGCAAGATGAGGAATAA
- the deoD gene encoding purine-nucleoside phosphorylase, whose product MSVHIGAKQGDIAETILLPGDPLRAKYIAETFLEDVTCYNEVRGMLGFTGTYKGKRVSVQGTGMGVPSIAIYVNELMNEYGVQNLIRVGTCGAIQKDVKVRDVILAMSSSSDSQMNRVKFGPIDYAPTANFDLLKRAYDAGVEKGLQLKVGSVFTSDQFYNEDGQLEKLAAHGVLAVEMETTALYTLAAKYGRNALSVLTVSDHIFTGEETTSEERQTTFNDMIVVALEAAINE is encoded by the coding sequence ATGAGCGTACATATTGGAGCAAAACAAGGTGATATTGCAGAAACGATTTTACTTCCAGGTGATCCACTTCGTGCAAAATACATTGCAGAAACATTTTTAGAAGATGTAACTTGCTATAACGAAGTGCGCGGTATGCTTGGATTTACAGGAACATATAAAGGAAAACGCGTTTCTGTTCAAGGAACAGGAATGGGTGTACCATCAATTGCTATTTATGTAAATGAACTAATGAATGAATATGGTGTCCAAAATCTAATTCGCGTTGGTACATGCGGAGCAATTCAAAAAGATGTAAAAGTACGTGACGTTATCTTGGCCATGTCTTCGTCAAGTGATTCACAAATGAACCGCGTTAAATTTGGTCCTATCGACTATGCACCGACAGCTAACTTTGATTTATTAAAGCGCGCTTACGATGCAGGTGTTGAAAAAGGCCTTCAGTTAAAAGTAGGAAGTGTATTTACATCTGATCAATTTTACAATGAAGACGGCCAGCTAGAAAAATTGGCAGCTCACGGCGTATTGGCAGTTGAAATGGAAACAACGGCTTTGTATACGCTAGCTGCTAAATACGGCCGTAATGCTTTATCGGTTTTAACAGTAAGTGATCACATTTTCACTGGTGAAGAAACAACGTCAGAAGAGCGTCAAACGACGTTTAACGATATGATTGTTGTTGCGCTTGAAGCAGCAATTAATGAATGA
- a CDS encoding FMN-dependent NADH-azoreductase yields MANVLYVKVNPQVDEASFSTRLAQVFLDEYKTANPTDTVTTLDLYKETVPFIDGDVLAAWGKAGAGEELSAVELEKVTRMGELVEQFLQADKVIFSAPMWNLSFPPLMKAYIDNILIAGKTFKYTENGPVGLASDKKVVLLEARGGVYSEGPAAELEFTQSYLRTVMSFIGVQDFHLVVAEGMAYTPAEADNILAKASEKAKEVASTF; encoded by the coding sequence ATGGCAAATGTATTATATGTAAAAGTAAATCCGCAGGTTGATGAAGCATCATTTTCAACTCGTTTAGCACAGGTTTTCTTAGATGAGTATAAAACAGCAAACCCGACTGATACAGTGACAACGCTTGATTTGTATAAAGAAACAGTTCCATTCATTGATGGAGATGTTTTAGCGGCATGGGGAAAAGCTGGAGCTGGTGAAGAATTATCAGCTGTTGAATTAGAAAAAGTAACGCGTATGGGTGAATTAGTAGAGCAGTTTTTACAAGCTGACAAAGTTATTTTCTCAGCTCCAATGTGGAACTTAAGCTTCCCTCCACTAATGAAAGCGTATATTGATAACATTTTAATTGCAGGAAAAACGTTTAAATATACTGAAAACGGTCCAGTAGGATTAGCTTCAGATAAAAAAGTAGTATTACTAGAAGCTCGTGGAGGCGTGTACTCAGAAGGCCCAGCAGCAGAGCTAGAATTTACTCAAAGCTATTTACGTACAGTGATGAGCTTCATTGGGGTTCAAGATTTCCACCTGGTTGTTGCAGAAGGCATGGCTTACACACCAGCAGAAGCAGACAATATTCTAGCAAAAGCATCTGAAAAAGCAAAAGAAGTTGCGTCAACGTTCTAA
- a CDS encoding sporulation protein, translated as MALFNKALARIGIGAARVDAKLVNDEFRAGEKIEGIVEVYGGNVEQKIDSIYLRLFTTYVKERDDKKYKQDIELNTFKINDPFTIQPSETKSIPFTFQLPDDTPVTLGRTRVWVATSLDIKDAVDPSDIDHVKVLPNLMVTSTIEAMEQLGFRLRQVECEEAPRRMRKRLPFVQEFEFVPSGGVYAGKVDEIEIIVQPSGLHDYNLFIEVDRRARGFGGFLSEMLDADESLVHVHVSEKEIPQLKNILTSIISRYS; from the coding sequence ATGGCGCTATTTAATAAAGCGTTAGCCCGCATTGGAATTGGTGCAGCGCGAGTGGACGCTAAGCTTGTCAATGATGAATTTCGTGCTGGTGAAAAGATTGAAGGAATTGTTGAAGTGTACGGAGGCAATGTTGAGCAGAAAATTGACAGCATCTATCTGCGTCTATTCACAACTTATGTAAAAGAAAGAGACGATAAAAAATACAAGCAGGATATTGAGCTTAATACGTTTAAGATTAACGACCCGTTCACGATTCAACCATCTGAAACGAAGTCTATTCCTTTTACCTTTCAGCTGCCTGATGATACGCCTGTTACATTAGGGAGAACCCGGGTTTGGGTGGCGACGAGCCTTGATATTAAAGACGCCGTTGATCCGTCAGATATTGATCATGTAAAAGTGCTTCCTAACCTTATGGTAACAAGCACAATTGAAGCTATGGAACAGCTTGGCTTTCGCTTGCGCCAAGTCGAGTGCGAAGAAGCCCCTCGCCGGATGAGAAAAAGACTTCCTTTTGTTCAAGAATTTGAATTTGTTCCAAGTGGTGGAGTGTACGCTGGGAAAGTAGATGAAATTGAAATCATCGTGCAGCCGAGCGGCTTACATGACTACAATTTATTTATAGAAGTAGATCGACGTGCCAGAGGGTTTGGCGGCTTTCTATCTGAAATGCTGGATGCAGATGAGTCGCTCGTTCATGTTCATGTTTCTGAAAAAGAAATTCCTCAGTTAAAAAATATATTAACCAGTATTATTTCACGCTATAGCTAA
- a CDS encoding PTS sugar transporter subunit IIA: protein MFKKLFGNKTKSKETTVLAPLSGNILPISEVPDPVFAQKMMGDGFAIEPSEGQVVSPVAGEVVQLFHTKHAVGLKTEAGTEVLIHIGLETVAMEGEGFEAHVAQGDKVSVGTPLITFDLALIQEKAKSIITPIVITNSDASESFEILAQGTVQKGETACAKVTMK from the coding sequence ATGTTTAAAAAATTATTTGGTAATAAGACAAAATCAAAAGAAACAACCGTTCTAGCTCCGCTTTCAGGTAATATCCTGCCAATCAGCGAAGTGCCAGATCCAGTGTTCGCACAGAAGATGATGGGAGACGGTTTTGCAATCGAACCTTCAGAAGGACAAGTTGTTTCACCTGTTGCTGGGGAAGTCGTTCAGCTTTTCCATACAAAACACGCGGTAGGCTTAAAAACAGAAGCCGGTACGGAAGTATTAATACATATCGGCCTTGAAACAGTGGCAATGGAAGGCGAAGGATTCGAAGCTCACGTGGCACAAGGTGACAAAGTAAGCGTAGGAACACCTCTTATCACATTTGATTTAGCGCTTATTCAAGAAAAAGCGAAAAGCATTATCACACCAATCGTTATTACAAACAGTGATGCAAGTGAAAGTTTCGAAATTTTGGCTCAAGGGACGGTTCAAAAAGGCGAAACGGCTTGTGCAAAAGTAACGATGAAGTAA
- a CDS encoding PRD domain-containing protein encodes MKILKVLNNNAVVFKEGGVEKIAMGPGIAFQKGKNDLINAAKVEKVFVMKEEQEKFQELLKNLPEEHIQVAEEIISYAEQQLSATLSHHVHITLSDHLSFAVERIARGISIQNKLLNEIKSLYQPEYAIGVWALKHIKKRLDITMPIDEAGYIALHIHTAKLNSPGMQQLMMNTTIINEMVTIIKKELNMEIDENSMSYQRLLTHLRFALNRLAQNEPFHEMDEEMLNVLKVKYKKSYQCAETIKQFVKDEYEINFPEAELGYITLHICRIEQRI; translated from the coding sequence TTGAAGATTTTAAAAGTGTTAAATAACAACGCCGTTGTCTTTAAAGAAGGCGGAGTTGAAAAAATTGCGATGGGTCCCGGTATTGCTTTTCAAAAAGGTAAAAATGATCTTATTAATGCTGCAAAAGTGGAGAAAGTCTTTGTCATGAAAGAAGAGCAGGAAAAGTTTCAAGAACTATTAAAAAACCTTCCTGAAGAGCATATTCAAGTGGCGGAAGAAATCATTTCTTATGCTGAACAGCAGCTTTCTGCTACATTAAGTCATCATGTGCATATTACTTTGAGCGATCATTTATCCTTTGCTGTCGAAAGGATAGCCCGCGGAATTTCCATACAAAATAAATTGCTTAATGAAATTAAATCTCTCTATCAGCCTGAGTATGCAATAGGAGTATGGGCTCTTAAGCATATCAAAAAGAGACTAGATATCACGATGCCGATTGACGAAGCGGGATATATTGCGCTTCATATTCATACGGCGAAACTGAATTCACCGGGAATGCAGCAGCTCATGATGAATACAACGATTATTAATGAAATGGTTACGATTATAAAAAAAGAGCTGAATATGGAGATTGATGAAAACAGCATGTCCTATCAGCGGCTGCTGACTCACTTGCGCTTTGCGTTAAACCGTTTAGCGCAAAATGAACCCTTTCATGAGATGGATGAAGAGATGCTTAACGTATTAAAAGTCAAATATAAAAAATCGTATCAGTGTGCTGAAACGATCAAGCAATTTGTCAAAGATGAGTACGAAATTAATTTTCCAGAAGCGGAGTTAGGATATATCACGCTTCACATTTGCCGAATAGAGCAAAGAATATAG
- a CDS encoding acyltransferase family protein, protein MNTRNAYFDNAKFVLIFLVVFGHMISPYRTDSSGMLSIYHFIFIFHMPVFILLAGYFSKNFHKKGYYKKIFTKVALPYLAFQTIYTLYYSVLYTDETYTLQYLVPRWAMWFLLSLIFWKLMLPFFAKFPMWISLTVSISLGLAMGFIDIDGFDKILSISRMFVFFPFFLLGYYLSQRQEPFTNLLTARNRIIASIVLLVTLIGSYSFLDDTAYTDMLYGTNTYDNVAEFLMRVSHYGIAFLVSFAFMALIPTRGFALTSIGQRSLYVYLLHGFILKWFFTTDFSKSLEPTSWGIIVLIALSILVTMLLGSRIVDWFITGTKLIVQFVTPKKAIQKFSLAFKRTFS, encoded by the coding sequence ATGAATACTCGAAATGCTTACTTTGATAATGCTAAATTTGTATTAATTTTTTTGGTTGTATTTGGACACATGATTTCTCCGTACCGAACAGATAGCAGCGGAATGCTGTCCATTTATCACTTTATCTTTATTTTCCATATGCCTGTCTTTATTTTACTAGCAGGTTATTTCTCAAAAAATTTTCATAAAAAAGGCTATTACAAAAAAATATTTACAAAGGTGGCTCTTCCTTACTTAGCTTTCCAAACTATCTATACCCTTTATTATAGTGTGCTTTATACAGATGAAACGTACACGCTTCAATATTTGGTTCCTAGATGGGCAATGTGGTTTCTACTGAGCTTAATTTTTTGGAAATTAATGCTTCCTTTCTTTGCGAAATTCCCCATGTGGATTAGCTTAACTGTCTCTATTTCGCTTGGACTTGCAATGGGCTTCATTGATATTGACGGATTTGATAAAATTCTAAGCATTAGCCGAATGTTTGTCTTCTTCCCGTTTTTCCTTTTAGGCTACTATTTGTCGCAGCGGCAAGAGCCTTTTACAAATCTTTTGACAGCGCGAAATCGAATCATTGCATCCATCGTATTGCTAGTGACATTAATTGGAAGCTATTCTTTCTTAGACGACACGGCTTACACAGATATGCTGTATGGAACGAACACGTACGACAATGTGGCCGAATTTTTAATGCGCGTTTCTCACTATGGGATTGCTTTTCTTGTATCTTTTGCCTTTATGGCTTTAATTCCAACGCGCGGATTTGCTTTAACAAGCATTGGACAGCGATCCCTATACGTGTATTTATTGCACGGCTTCATTTTAAAATGGTTCTTTACAACTGACTTCTCAAAAAGTCTAGAGCCAACATCATGGGGGATTATCGTCTTAATCGCACTGTCCATTTTAGTAACGATGCTTCTCGGCAGCCGTATCGTCGATTGGTTCATCACAGGTACTAAGCTGATCGTTCAGTTTGTTACACCTAAAAAAGCCATTCAGAAATTTTCATTAGCATTCAAACGTACGTTTTCATAA